A single genomic interval of Prosthecodimorpha staleyi harbors:
- a CDS encoding DUF433 domain-containing protein has product MTTDVKTRIVSDPGILSGMPVVEGTRVPAENVLIEVRRRLPRAEIFNTYPSLPLDGIEACLAWERAGKPL; this is encoded by the coding sequence ATGACCACTGACGTGAAGACCCGGATCGTATCGGACCCCGGCATCCTCAGCGGCATGCCGGTCGTCGAGGGCACTCGAGTGCCTGCTGAGAATGTGCTGATCGAGGTCCGGCGTCGCCTGCCGCGGGCGGAGATCTTCAATACCTACCCGTCGCTACCACTCGACGGCATCGAGGCCTGCCTCGCGTGGGAGCGCGCAGGCAAGCCGCTGTGA
- a CDS encoding AIPR family protein, which yields MAYALKSREDMPMPHPISAMHYSLIQTHIAKYKEIFKIESDNDAFKNLMLDKIYPRKTDDNTAILTDGPQDRGVDAIYIRDLEDCAQIDIINFKYRTTLKSCSKNFEETELSKIFLFITELLDQSEEQKSNCNQQVRRKIDDITSIFKSGKQCFFRIVLCTNGQALADTGLDHLVQFCKLRDFTSFEQIDGNSVVKFLVQESTKAQETAIVKVIDKQIFDRSDGDIRGLVACVEINSFLDAISDLSTKSVKRYLFDDNIRVYLGDDGGYNRAIMASCLSPENHLFWYCNNGVTVVCEAFSYQKELRDPMLTIKNFQIVNGAQTCHSLLKAREIDALQVSETLLLLKVYETSRRDISQRVAIATNSQARISMRDLHSNDDIQKTIEKFYDGSGFFYERKKNQHIDKPTNQRIDALKLGQMILSYKIREPEKAKRESEEIFGSRYTNVFNQSLTADYILALTKIMAFIQLHSETGLKARVDSKVYTNIVSYGFWHLAYTISILSEKELKVFPDDSELEEKLAEAAEIIFSILERHKSFSYYDMFRSAQLRELIDAKIGARHQFEFGF from the coding sequence GTGGCTTATGCTCTCAAGAGTAGAGAGGATATGCCCATGCCACACCCGATTTCCGCAATGCATTATTCATTAATACAGACACACATTGCGAAATATAAAGAAATATTCAAAATTGAAAGCGATAATGATGCTTTTAAGAATTTGATGCTAGATAAGATATACCCAAGAAAAACAGATGACAATACTGCAATTTTGACGGATGGCCCTCAAGATCGCGGAGTCGATGCAATATATATTCGCGATCTAGAAGACTGCGCACAAATTGATATAATAAATTTTAAATATAGAACCACATTAAAATCATGTTCTAAGAATTTTGAAGAAACCGAACTCTCAAAGATATTCCTTTTTATTACAGAGCTACTGGATCAAAGCGAGGAACAAAAGAGTAATTGCAATCAACAAGTTCGTCGAAAAATCGATGATATAACGTCAATATTTAAGTCGGGTAAACAGTGCTTTTTCCGAATTGTCCTGTGCACCAACGGGCAAGCGCTTGCCGACACCGGGCTCGATCATCTCGTGCAGTTTTGCAAGCTCCGCGACTTTACGAGCTTTGAGCAAATTGATGGTAACAGCGTGGTTAAATTTCTGGTTCAAGAAAGCACCAAAGCACAAGAGACTGCTATTGTAAAAGTGATAGACAAACAAATATTTGATCGCTCCGATGGAGATATAAGAGGGCTGGTAGCTTGCGTGGAAATAAATTCATTCCTTGACGCGATAAGCGATCTCTCCACAAAAAGTGTAAAACGCTACTTATTTGATGACAACATCCGCGTCTACCTTGGCGATGACGGTGGGTACAATAGAGCAATTATGGCTTCTTGTTTAAGTCCCGAGAATCATCTATTTTGGTACTGTAATAATGGAGTTACAGTCGTATGCGAGGCTTTTAGTTATCAGAAAGAGCTAAGAGATCCAATGCTTACTATAAAAAATTTTCAGATCGTAAATGGCGCCCAAACGTGTCACTCTCTACTTAAAGCCCGAGAAATTGATGCTCTACAGGTTTCAGAGACCTTATTGCTTCTTAAGGTGTACGAGACTTCTCGTAGAGATATTTCTCAACGCGTTGCTATTGCAACAAATAGTCAAGCAAGAATTAGCATGAGGGATTTGCACTCTAATGATGATATACAGAAGACAATAGAGAAATTTTATGATGGCTCAGGCTTCTTTTATGAGAGAAAGAAAAATCAACATATTGATAAGCCAACAAATCAACGAATAGATGCATTAAAGCTTGGGCAAATGATACTTTCATATAAAATTAGGGAACCAGAAAAAGCAAAACGTGAAAGTGAAGAAATATTCGGCTCAAGATACACTAATGTATTCAATCAAAGCCTTACGGCGGACTACATTTTAGCCCTAACTAAAATTATGGCATTTATACAACTTCATTCTGAGACAGGATTAAAAGCTCGGGTAGACTCGAAGGTATACACGAATATCGTTTCTTACGGCTTCTGGCATCTAGCATATACAATTTCAATTCTTTCTGAGAAAGAGCTGAAGGTTTTCCCAGATGATTCGGAACTCGAAGAAAAGCTCGCAGAAGCAGCTGAAATAATTTTCAGCATACTAGAGCGCCATAAATCCTTTTCATATTACGACATGTTCCGAAGTGCACAGCTACGTGAACTAATAGATGCAAAAATTGGGGCTCGGCATCAATTCGAGTTCGGCTTCTAA
- the tkt gene encoding transketolase, producing MTVPARDLTWPVTAAIRALAMDAVEAAKSGHPGAPMGMAEISAALWRTHLKHNPGNPTWADRDRFVMSNGHGSMLVYALLHLTGYDLPVAELKRFRQLHSRTPGHPEYGYTPGVETTTGPLGQGLANAVGMAIAEKTLAAQFNRPGHTIVDHRTWVFVGDGCLMEGISHEVCSLAGRLGLGKLTALYDDNGISIDGKIEDWFADDTPARFEAYGWHVIRNVDGHDVDAVEAAIAAAKAVADKPTLICCKTVIGRGAPSKQGHQDAHGAPLGADEIAKVREAMAWPHAPFEVPAEVYAAWDGRQKGAAAEDGWNAQFAAYQAAHPELAAEFLRRMAGDLPADFAGFAEAALAEIQAKAETVATRKASQNALNLLAPKLPEFLGGSADLTHSNLTNFKGTLPITKDPAGNTVLYGVREFGMTAIANGIALHGGFLPFVATFLVFSDYARNAVRMSALMKQRVVHVYTHDSIGLGEDGPTHQPIEHAESLRIIPNLAVWRPADTAETFVAWVAAVSRADGPSALLLSRQGLPAQPRDAAQLAAIARGGYVLKEAAGAKVTLVGTGSELKIAVAAADLLAAEGVPARVVSMPSTSVFDAQDKAWQEAVLPASIPVVVVEAGTTRSWWKYAGRTGAVIGIDRFGESAPEKALYEHFGLTAEKVAAAAKAVAG from the coding sequence ATGACCGTCCCCGCCCGCGACCTGACCTGGCCCGTGACCGCCGCGATCCGCGCGCTCGCCATGGACGCCGTCGAGGCGGCCAAGTCCGGCCATCCGGGCGCCCCGATGGGCATGGCCGAGATTTCGGCCGCGCTCTGGCGCACGCATCTGAAGCACAATCCCGGCAATCCCACCTGGGCCGATCGCGACCGCTTCGTGATGTCGAACGGCCACGGCTCGATGCTGGTCTATGCGCTCCTGCACCTGACCGGCTACGACCTGCCGGTCGCCGAGCTGAAGCGCTTCCGCCAGCTGCATTCGCGCACCCCCGGCCATCCCGAATATGGCTACACGCCCGGCGTCGAGACCACGACCGGCCCGCTCGGCCAGGGCCTCGCCAACGCGGTCGGCATGGCCATCGCGGAGAAGACGCTCGCCGCCCAGTTCAACCGGCCGGGCCACACCATCGTCGACCACCGCACCTGGGTCTTCGTCGGCGACGGCTGCCTGATGGAAGGCATCAGCCACGAGGTCTGCTCGCTCGCGGGCCGGCTCGGCCTCGGCAAGCTGACCGCGCTCTATGACGACAACGGCATCTCGATCGACGGTAAGATCGAGGACTGGTTCGCCGACGACACCCCGGCGCGCTTCGAGGCCTATGGCTGGCACGTCATCCGCAACGTCGACGGCCATGATGTCGACGCGGTCGAGGCCGCCATCGCGGCCGCCAAGGCGGTCGCCGACAAGCCGACCCTGATCTGCTGCAAGACCGTGATCGGCCGCGGCGCGCCGTCGAAGCAGGGCCATCAGGACGCCCATGGCGCCCCGCTCGGCGCTGACGAGATCGCCAAGGTGCGCGAGGCAATGGCTTGGCCGCATGCTCCCTTCGAAGTGCCGGCGGAGGTCTATGCCGCCTGGGACGGCCGCCAGAAGGGCGCCGCCGCCGAGGACGGCTGGAACGCGCAGTTCGCGGCCTATCAGGCCGCCCATCCGGAGCTGGCGGCCGAGTTCCTGCGCCGCATGGCCGGCGACCTGCCGGCCGATTTCGCCGGCTTCGCCGAGGCCGCGCTCGCCGAGATCCAGGCCAAGGCCGAGACGGTGGCGACCCGCAAGGCGAGCCAGAACGCGCTCAACCTCCTGGCGCCGAAGCTGCCCGAATTCCTCGGCGGCTCGGCCGACCTGACCCATTCCAACCTGACCAACTTCAAGGGCACGCTGCCGATCACCAAGGATCCGGCCGGCAACACCGTGCTCTATGGCGTGCGCGAATTCGGTATGACCGCGATCGCCAACGGCATCGCGCTGCATGGCGGCTTCCTGCCCTTCGTGGCGACCTTCCTGGTCTTCTCCGACTATGCCCGCAACGCGGTGCGCATGTCGGCGCTGATGAAGCAGCGCGTGGTCCATGTCTACACGCATGATTCCATCGGCCTCGGCGAGGACGGCCCGACCCACCAGCCGATCGAACACGCCGAATCGCTGCGGATCATCCCGAACCTCGCCGTCTGGCGGCCGGCCGACACGGCCGAGACCTTCGTCGCCTGGGTCGCCGCCGTGTCGCGCGCCGACGGGCCGTCGGCGCTGCTCCTGTCCCGCCAGGGCCTGCCGGCCCAGCCGCGCGACGCCGCCCAGCTCGCTGCCATCGCGCGCGGCGGCTACGTGCTGAAGGAGGCCGCCGGCGCCAAGGTGACGCTGGTCGGCACCGGTTCGGAACTGAAGATCGCGGTCGCGGCCGCCGACCTGCTCGCCGCCGAGGGCGTGCCGGCCCGGGTCGTCTCGATGCCGTCGACCAGCGTCTTCGACGCCCAGGACAAGGCCTGGCAGGAGGCCGTGCTGCCGGCCTCGATCCCGGTCGTGGTCGTGGAAGCGGGCACCACCCGCAGCTGGTGGAAATATGCCGGCCGCACCGGCGCCGTCATCGGCATCGACCGCTTCGGCGAATCGGCCCCCGAGAAGGCGCTCTACGAGCATTTCGGCCTGACGGCCGAAAAGGTCGCCGCCGCCGCCAAGGCCGTCGCCGGCTGA
- a CDS encoding phosphoribulokinase — MSVKHPIISVTGSSGAGTTSVKMTFEQIFRRENVNAVYVEGDAFHRYDRAEMKRVMAEEAARGNNNFSHFGPDANLLEELEGVFRSYAENGQGRTRLYMHDREMAERYGYPEGTFSPWEAFPADSDLLFYEGLHGASIIGDIDIPRWADLRVGVVPVLNLEWIQKIHRDRQTRGYSTEAVMDTILRRMPDYVHYICPQFTETDINFQRVPTVDTSNPFVARWIPTPDESMVVIRFKSPRGIDFAYLTSMLKDSFMSRANSIVIPGSKLDLAMQLILTPMIMQLMDRKRRAL; from the coding sequence ATGTCGGTCAAGCATCCGATCATCTCCGTGACCGGCTCCTCCGGGGCCGGCACGACCTCGGTCAAGATGACCTTCGAGCAGATCTTCCGGCGCGAGAACGTCAACGCGGTCTATGTCGAGGGCGACGCCTTCCACCGCTACGATCGCGCCGAGATGAAGCGGGTGATGGCCGAGGAGGCCGCGCGCGGGAACAATAATTTCAGTCACTTCGGACCGGACGCCAATCTTCTCGAGGAGCTTGAGGGCGTGTTCCGGTCCTATGCGGAGAACGGGCAGGGGCGGACCCGGCTCTACATGCACGATCGCGAGATGGCCGAGCGATACGGCTATCCGGAGGGCACCTTCAGCCCCTGGGAGGCGTTCCCGGCGGATTCCGACCTGCTCTTCTACGAGGGCCTGCACGGCGCCTCGATCATCGGCGACATCGACATCCCGCGCTGGGCCGATCTCAGGGTCGGGGTGGTGCCGGTGCTCAATCTGGAATGGATCCAGAAGATCCACCGCGACCGGCAGACCCGCGGCTATTCGACTGAGGCGGTGATGGACACGATCCTCCGGCGCATGCCGGACTATGTCCACTACATCTGCCCGCAATTCACCGAGACCGACATCAACTTCCAGCGCGTGCCCACCGTCGACACCTCCAACCCCTTCGTGGCGCGGTGGATTCCGACGCCGGACGAATCCATGGTGGTGATCCGCTTCAAGAGCCCGCGCGGCATCGACTTCGCCTATCTGACCTCCATGCTGAAGGACAGCTTCATGTCCCGGGCCAACTCGATCGTCATCCCGGGATCGAAGCTCGACCTCGCCATGCAGCTCATTCTCACGCCGATGATCATGCAACTGATGGACCGGAAGCGCCGGGCGCTGTAG